TTGTTCGTAAGCTATCCAACTGCCATTTCGGAAGTCGTCGTAGAAATTTTGAATATTGGCGACAATATCGTCAAGGGTGCAGGAAATCCGGTTTTGAAATCTTTGCACCGGCAACAAACTTATTCTGACTTGCAAGCCGAAGGGCTTACAGAGAAAATTCAAATTGCTGTTATTGATAACTTCGCCCACCCCCGTGTTAAAAGCGTCGCCTAAAAATGTGTCCCAATTGGTGACGTATCTTGGCTGGCCGCCGCCCTGAATCCAGTTCACGGTTTCGTCAACAAGCCAGTCCAAGATCATTTTAGCAACGACATCGCGGACGCAATTTTTGGATTTCATAAGAGCGTCGGAGGTTTGTTGTTTGGAAATTTCGCTCGGCAGATTCACTACCGTTGTGGGCACGGTGAGCATTAAGACGCTTGTTGCCAATTCTGTGACATCCTCCACTTTATGAATAATTTTAGATGCCAGTCCGGCGACGAAGTTTTCCAGTTGAATTCCCAAAAAACAGCTTACCCCCGCGCCTATGGCTTGGCCAACGGCTTCTCCTGGCGTGCTTGCTCCCGCTTGAGCCGCCGCTTTAGGCGTAAAAACATTGCCCAAGCCGCCGAAAATAAGCGAAGAAATGGTTATTGTTAGAATAATTTTTTTAAAAAATAAAGATTTCATTTAAGATCCGATTTCTTTTATTTTTTCTCCTAAAATGGTTTGAATTTTTTCACCGCTACTAACCAAGCTATCCATGGCTTCTAAAGCCAAACCTCCCTTAGGTGGGTCAGTGGGATAATAAGCCATTGCCCGATAGACAACCGCCGAGTTTTTGGCGTAAACAATCATCATTTTATGGATATCAACCCAATCCGCCGGGACCGTCAGATTCAAGTATTGGTCAGCCAAGTTTTTATAAATACCGGCTAAACGATTAGCTGAAGAAGGATCGATTTTTTGGTAAGTATCAACTATTACTTGTAAATAATTTTCGTTAAAGTCGCCAAAAGTTATTTTATTGATTTCTCCGATGGCTTTTAAGTATCGGGTTTTGGCTTCTTTTGAAATCTCCGATGAAATTTTTAAGTCAGCATTATTTACGGTTGATACTAATTTGAAATCTGATAAGCTGTCATTAATAACTTTATTTACTAAATTTTCCGATGCCGTGTTTATATCAGGAGACAGGGTTCTTTTTTCCTGGTTTACGAGATTATTATTTTGGATTTCCTCAAAAAGATTTTCCCCTAAGGCTTTTACGGTGTTATTTTTTTCGTCAAAATTATAAGGAGTTCTTGGTTCTGGCGTTGGAAGAGAAGTTAATTTAATTTCTGGCGAATTTTCGTTAGGAATAGATTGTTTTTTTGGAGTGGTAACGAAATAAGCCCCGGTTAAAAATGCGATTACTACCAAAATTATAAGCCCTGATTTTAGGGTTTTCATTAATTTAATTATAACAAATTCTATGATATTATTGTACCATAGAATATGGTTAAACAATCTTTCACCTGCTTATTTTTAGGGATTGTTTTTTTATCTTTTGTTTTTTGGGCTAAACCAGCCGAAGCTATTTTGGGTTTCGGGGGGAGGATATTGGAGATTACGCTTTGCGATGAAGGAGAATTAATCACTATTGGGCCTCCGCGACCAGGATTGTTTTTATTGACGCCCGGCAGTCTGATTTTTTCTTGGTATCAAATAAGAAAGGGGCCTTGGGCTTTTGGCGCTTATGTTCCGGGCGGGATTTGCACTATTTTGGGCTTCCCCGTCGCCTTTCCTTTGGGCACGATAACCATTATCGGGACCTCACTTTTTTAATCTTATTGTTATAGCGCAAGCCACTGTCTTGTGTTTGCCAATCTTTTTATCTGCTCAATCGTTAAATCCTGCGGCCGGTCGCCGGGATTAATTCTTAATTTCTCCAAGATTTTTATAATTTCATTTTTTGATTTTCCCGTTCCTTCTAAATTATTAACAATCGTTTTTCTCGGTTGCTTGAAAAGAATTTTTATTAATTTATAGTAGTCTTCGGCACTATCACGCGTGATAGTGCCGAAGGGTGTTAATTTTATGACCGCGCTATCCACTTCCGGCCGGGGCTTAAAATCAGTTTTGGGAATATAATCAATAATTTTCGGTTCGGCCCAGAACTGGACGCTGGCCGCCAGGAGATTCATTTGCGGTGGCAGAGCGCAAATCCTTTCCGCCACTTCTTTTTGGACAGTCAAAACGACAAGCGAGGGTTTATTTTCCAACTCGCCGATGATTCGCAATAGATGGCCGGTGATATAATAAGGAATATTGCCGGCAATCTTATAATTCTCATTTTTTAGTTTATTATTTTCAGCAAGTTTTGGGATGATTTTTAAGGCATCGCCTTCAATAATCTCAATGTTTTTATCTAATTTGAATTTTTTTTGGAGAAATCGGACAAGTTCTCCGTCTTTTTCAATCGCAATTATTTGAAATTTGTCTCCCTTCGGGAGATGTCCCGCAGGGACAGAAATTATAACTTCTCTCCCCTCAGGGGGTCTCCTGCAGATAGAGAAGTTATCTGACAAAAGCAGAGTCAATTCTCCGCGCCCCGGTCCGATTTCAATAATCGTCTCGCCGGAGTTTGGGCTTAAAACCTCAATAATTTCCTCTAGTTTCTTTTTATTGATTAAAAAATGTTGCCCTAATCTCTGTTTGCTCATATTTTGTTTATTAGTTGCTCGTTTTTGCTATAACAATTTTTAGACGACCGCATTGTTTTTGTTATAGAAGTTCTTTTTCGTCGTCTATTTCACCTACCGTAATCAATTTGATGTTTTGATACAAATTGCGATTTATAAGTTCTTCAAAAAGATCCTCTGCGAGGGGCTGCTTGCCTATAAAAACACTTTTTTGTAAAAGTTTATACTCAAGATTGGCAAGCCGGCTCCGGAGCCAGTTGCGGTCTTTGCGTCTTTTTTCGGGAATATCAAACATTATTATCCGCCATTTATTGTCCCAGGGGATTTTTTTGTTTTCTTCTTGGTATCTTTTAATAAAATTCAGGCCTTTTAATGTTGGGAGATAACTACCTTTTTTATTTTCCACTAGCCCTTTCTTCTGAAGGCGCCATAAAATAGTTCGCGCGCTATTTTCTTTCAGTTCTTTCATTTCTCTGTAATAATCCCAAAAAGATTTTCCTTTTAATCCTTTTTCCATTGCTCCGGCCATTCCCATTCTTGGATGTTTAAGCTCCAATAAGTCAATTAAAGTTGAAGCGCCGCGTTCAGCCAGGCCTAAAAGCAGCGCCATACCGGCTGAACTTATTTTTGTCGGCAAACCTAATCTTTTTTCTGTTGGCATTTTTTGTTTTAGCACATGTCAATTATATAACAATTTTCAGACGACCGCACGA
The bacterium genome window above contains:
- a CDS encoding rRNA adenine dimethyltransferase family protein, encoding MSKQRLGQHFLINKKKLEEIIEVLSPNSGETIIEIGPGRGELTLLLSDNFSICRRPPEGREVIISVPAGHLPKGDKFQIIAIEKDGELVRFLQKKFKLDKNIEIIEGDALKIIPKLAENNKLKNENYKIAGNIPYYITGHLLRIIGELENKPSLVVLTVQKEVAERICALPPQMNLLAASVQFWAEPKIIDYIPKTDFKPRPEVDSAVIKLTPFGTITRDSAEDYYKLIKILFKQPRKTIVNNLEGTGKSKNEIIKILEKLRINPGDRPQDLTIEQIKRLANTRQWLAL